In a genomic window of Bradyrhizobium sp. LLZ17:
- a CDS encoding aldehyde dehydrogenase has product MSLSFDPDQISLPIGHLIGDRLLEAPGLLPLQRPSDGSFYAECPVASEEIVDEAVQTARKALKTSNWGGVRPRERANVLKRWADLIEREAYTLAKVEAISSTRPVGQLVAGDIAVTAEQIRFFAEFADKEGGDLVPTDDGHLGMIMTEPYGVVGAITPWNFPLSMAGWKLAPALAAGNAVVLKPSELTPFSSVFLAQLAIKAGLPPGLINVVLGDGPTTGAAITGHSDVAKVSFTGSTGAGAAIMVNIAATGIKPMTLELGGKSPQIVFADADLDQAAAAIAGSILANAGQACVAGSRLIAHAFVAEPLVEAILARMKAVRAGPTWDAATTYSPIISERQRSRIHTIVRAACASGAECRAGGEPMDGKGYFYAPTLLANVQQASPAIAEEIFGPVLTLQTFTTEEQAVSLADHPTYGLAAGLYTRDVSRVIRVTRAFAAGTVWVNGYGRSRDHILPTGGYKRSGIGKDLGREAYCANRRSKSVLIHIEGLS; this is encoded by the coding sequence ATGAGCCTGAGCTTCGACCCCGATCAGATTTCGCTGCCGATCGGCCACTTGATTGGCGATCGGCTGCTTGAGGCGCCCGGCCTGCTTCCGCTGCAGCGCCCTTCGGATGGCTCGTTCTACGCCGAATGTCCCGTCGCCTCGGAGGAGATCGTCGACGAGGCGGTTCAAACCGCCAGAAAGGCCCTGAAGACAAGCAACTGGGGTGGCGTGCGGCCGCGCGAACGCGCCAACGTCCTCAAACGCTGGGCCGACCTCATAGAGCGCGAAGCCTACACTCTCGCGAAAGTCGAGGCGATTTCATCGACCCGCCCGGTCGGCCAACTCGTTGCGGGAGACATCGCGGTGACCGCGGAGCAAATCCGCTTCTTCGCCGAATTCGCCGACAAGGAGGGCGGCGACCTGGTACCCACCGATGATGGGCATCTCGGCATGATCATGACCGAGCCCTACGGAGTCGTCGGCGCCATCACGCCCTGGAATTTTCCGCTGTCCATGGCAGGCTGGAAGCTCGCACCGGCGCTTGCCGCGGGCAACGCCGTGGTGCTGAAACCTTCCGAGCTGACGCCATTCTCCTCGGTCTTTCTCGCTCAATTGGCGATCAAGGCCGGCCTGCCCCCCGGACTCATCAACGTCGTGCTCGGCGATGGACCAACGACCGGCGCCGCCATTACCGGCCATTCCGATGTGGCCAAGGTGAGCTTCACCGGATCGACCGGCGCGGGAGCTGCGATCATGGTCAATATTGCGGCTACCGGCATCAAGCCAATGACACTCGAGCTCGGCGGCAAAAGCCCACAGATCGTGTTCGCGGACGCCGATCTCGATCAGGCTGCTGCGGCGATTGCCGGCAGCATCCTCGCCAACGCAGGTCAAGCCTGTGTCGCCGGATCGCGGCTGATCGCGCACGCCTTCGTGGCCGAACCGCTCGTTGAGGCCATCCTCGCTCGCATGAAAGCCGTTCGCGCTGGTCCGACCTGGGATGCCGCAACCACGTATTCGCCGATCATTTCCGAGCGGCAGCGCTCGCGAATTCACACGATCGTCCGAGCAGCGTGCGCCAGTGGCGCCGAGTGTCGAGCGGGCGGCGAACCCATGGACGGCAAAGGCTATTTCTATGCACCGACGCTTCTTGCCAACGTGCAGCAAGCTTCTCCCGCCATTGCCGAAGAGATCTTCGGGCCGGTGCTGACGCTTCAGACATTCACCACCGAGGAACAAGCCGTGAGCCTCGCCGACCATCCGACCTACGGACTTGCCGCCGGACTTTACACGCGCGACGTCTCACGCGTGATCCGGGTCACGCGCGCGTTTGCCGCCGGCACCGTGTGGGTCAACGGCTATGGCCGATCGCGCGATCACATTCTGCCGACCGGAGGCTACAAGCGCTCCGGCATCGGCAAGGATCTCGGCCGCGAAGCTTATTGCGCGAACCGCCGCTCCAAGAGCGTACTCATCCATATCGAGGGGCTTTCATGA
- a CDS encoding GNAT family N-acetyltransferase, whose amino-acid sequence MKPRTTSSLTIDAFDARAVDIDTVELEQLYTLSIGVGWPHRPEDWQFLRNVGHGIAVHDEIGRLLGSAMWFPHGPDFATVGMVITSPRVQTRGTARWLMKRVLSACKGRNLRLNATRAARKLYLSLGFRTERTVFQRQGEAQWSSEMPLLSGGAELRPLHERDLRAIAELDAQAFGASRLALLGALLPQSAGVGLYRRGRLEAFALCRPFGRGHVVGPVVASNDEDAIAVIAPHVAAHAGEFLRLDTHLADGEFCSFLAGSGLAFFDSVTTMSLGGEFCDPNARSSRPTTYALASQALG is encoded by the coding sequence ATGAAGCCTCGCACGACCAGTTCACTCACGATCGATGCCTTCGATGCGCGCGCGGTCGACATCGACACGGTAGAGCTCGAACAGCTCTACACGTTGTCGATCGGCGTAGGCTGGCCGCACCGGCCCGAGGACTGGCAGTTTCTGCGCAACGTGGGACACGGGATCGCGGTTCACGATGAAATCGGACGATTGCTGGGCTCCGCCATGTGGTTTCCCCACGGGCCGGATTTTGCCACCGTCGGAATGGTCATCACGTCACCCCGCGTTCAGACACGCGGCACGGCCCGGTGGTTGATGAAGCGGGTTCTGTCCGCGTGCAAGGGACGAAATCTCCGCCTCAATGCCACGCGCGCAGCCCGCAAGCTCTATCTCTCGCTCGGCTTTCGTACCGAGCGCACGGTGTTCCAGCGTCAAGGCGAGGCGCAATGGTCCAGCGAGATGCCGCTCCTTTCCGGAGGAGCTGAATTGCGTCCCCTTCACGAGAGGGATCTGCGGGCAATCGCCGAACTCGATGCGCAAGCATTCGGAGCATCACGCCTCGCGCTGCTTGGGGCTCTCCTGCCGCAATCCGCAGGGGTAGGGCTCTATCGGCGCGGTCGTCTCGAGGCCTTCGCACTCTGCCGCCCGTTCGGGCGGGGGCATGTCGTCGGGCCGGTGGTCGCCTCGAACGACGAGGACGCGATCGCGGTGATTGCGCCGCACGTCGCTGCCCATGCAGGAGAGTTTCTGAGGCTCGATACGCACCTGGCCGACGGCGAGTTCTGCTCGTTTTTGGCTGGCTCGGGCCTCGCGTTTTTCGACAGCGTTACGACGATGTCGCTCGGGGGAGAGTTTTGCGATCCAAATGCGCGCTCTTCAAGGCCCACAACTTACGCGCTTGCAAGTCAGGCGCTCGGCTAA